In Symmachiella dynata, the following are encoded in one genomic region:
- a CDS encoding alpha/beta hydrolase has translation MTSTADSPFDSQNFRQPVMERTTKLLLDEFNRSNIPAMETVSPAEAREMMTDAQSSVPFDLPPADVLEKTITVDGHEIRLVIVRPSQSKDLLPGFMFFHGGGWVIGDFSTHERFVRELVSQSGAVAVFVDYERSPEARYPVALNQVYAATQWVAEHGEQIGVDGSRLSVVGNSAGGNLAAAVALRCRLENGPPIRQQVLFWPVTDARFDTASYAQFHEGYFLTRAMMYWFWDHYTTDESERGSIWASPLSATLDQLNGLPPTLIQTAEFDVLRDEGEAYARKLGEAGVDVVCVRVNGLTHDFGNSNALCQVPAIQSAVRMAAQEIRRHLE, from the coding sequence ATGACATCGACTGCCGACTCACCCTTTGATTCTCAGAACTTTCGCCAGCCGGTGATGGAACGCACGACGAAACTACTTCTGGACGAATTCAATCGCAGCAACATTCCTGCCATGGAGACCGTCAGCCCTGCCGAAGCGCGTGAGATGATGACGGATGCCCAGTCATCCGTGCCGTTTGATCTTCCTCCGGCGGACGTGTTGGAGAAAACCATCACGGTCGACGGGCACGAGATTCGGTTGGTCATCGTTCGTCCCTCGCAGTCCAAAGACCTGTTGCCGGGATTCATGTTTTTTCATGGCGGCGGTTGGGTGATTGGTGACTTTTCGACGCACGAGCGATTTGTGCGCGAGCTTGTCTCCCAGTCGGGAGCGGTTGCCGTGTTCGTCGACTACGAACGTTCGCCCGAAGCGCGTTATCCGGTCGCCTTGAATCAGGTCTATGCGGCGACTCAGTGGGTCGCCGAGCATGGCGAGCAAATCGGCGTGGATGGGAGTCGTCTGTCAGTGGTAGGAAACAGCGCCGGCGGCAATTTGGCTGCGGCGGTGGCCCTACGATGTCGACTGGAAAACGGACCACCGATTCGCCAACAGGTCTTATTCTGGCCGGTCACCGATGCGCGTTTCGACACCGCTTCGTATGCACAGTTTCACGAAGGCTATTTTCTGACCCGCGCCATGATGTATTGGTTCTGGGACCATTACACGACCGACGAATCCGAACGCGGCAGTATCTGGGCTTCGCCGCTTAGCGCCACGCTCGATCAACTCAACGGACTGCCGCCCACGTTGATCCAGACGGCGGAATTCGATGTGCTGCGCGACGAGGGAGAAGCGTATGCCCGCAAGCTCGGTGAAGCAGGTGTGGACGTGGTGTGCGTGCGGGTGAACGGCTTAACGCATGATTTTGGGAATTCTAACGCGCTCTGCCAAGTTCCGGCCATTCAATCCGCCGTGCGCATGGCCGCTCAGGAAATCCGTCGCCATTTGGAATAA
- a CDS encoding alpha/beta hydrolase, whose amino-acid sequence MDAAGDQQLTGTPPPLKVGWWKRIRRAVVLYLLVPYLAVVIIFVVLQRKLIYRPTVANDLRVTTVGLDAEAVRDVQIQTPDGEKLNGWLMQQAGDDGAVQRPLVVYFPGNSLNRYERINDLREVVRCGFDVLIFDYRGYGDSSGSPSEQHLASDAMRVWNYACGDLGYEPGRIVIFGESLGGAVALSLWTSENANPPQPGALILNATFVSMPRTVAGLYPLFPFQYLLLDRWPSIERITRVTAPVVVFHGTEDDMVPVAHGRELAEAAADGQFIKIPGAGHNEIPLLRLCAELECLELLDK is encoded by the coding sequence TTGGACGCCGCAGGTGATCAACAACTCACCGGAACACCGCCGCCCCTCAAAGTGGGGTGGTGGAAACGGATACGCCGCGCAGTTGTGCTCTATCTGCTCGTACCCTATCTGGCGGTCGTGATTATCTTTGTTGTGTTACAACGCAAGTTGATCTATCGACCAACCGTGGCCAACGATCTGCGGGTAACGACCGTGGGGCTTGATGCGGAAGCGGTCCGCGATGTTCAGATTCAGACGCCAGATGGAGAGAAGCTCAACGGCTGGTTGATGCAGCAAGCCGGCGATGATGGCGCAGTTCAAAGGCCGTTGGTTGTCTATTTTCCCGGCAATTCATTAAACCGATACGAACGGATCAACGACCTGCGCGAGGTTGTCCGCTGCGGATTTGATGTGTTGATCTTCGACTACCGCGGCTACGGCGACAGTTCCGGTTCGCCATCGGAACAACATCTGGCATCCGATGCGATGCGCGTCTGGAACTATGCCTGCGGGGACCTTGGCTACGAACCGGGACGTATTGTCATTTTTGGCGAGTCCCTAGGCGGAGCGGTGGCGCTCTCGTTGTGGACATCGGAAAATGCGAACCCGCCACAGCCTGGAGCATTGATTTTGAATGCGACGTTCGTCTCGATGCCCCGCACAGTCGCTGGGCTTTACCCGCTGTTTCCGTTTCAGTATCTTCTGCTCGATCGTTGGCCCTCTATTGAACGCATTACGCGTGTGACAGCACCAGTCGTCGTGTTTCACGGTACCGAGGACGATATGGTTCCTGTGGCTCATGGACGCGAATTGGCAGAGGCGGCCGCTGATGGCCAATTCATCAAGATCCCTGGGGCAGGGCACAACGAAATCCCTCTGCTGCGGCTGTGCGCAGAATTGGAGTGTCTGGAATTGCTCGACAAATAA